The following DNA comes from Bacteroidota bacterium.
AGCTGTTAACTACCAAACCCATTAGCGATTTACAAATTATACTGGCTAAATATTTTGCCGGTGTTATACTGGTATTGTTCTCGCTTATTCCAAGTTTACTGTATTTTTATACGGTTTACCAATTAGGTGCGCCTGCGGGTAATATTGATATTGGCGCTACCTGGGGCTCATACATTGGTTTGTTTTTTTTAGCCAGTTGTTTTGTAAGCATTGGCTTGTTTGCTTCGGTAGTTACCGATAACCAGATTGTATCGTTTATACTGAGTATGTTTTTATGTTATTTGTTTTATAACATGTTTGACTTACTGGCCGACTTTAAACTGTTAGGCTCGTGGGATAGTTTAATAGCCGGTTTAGGTATTAACGCCCATTACGAAAGTATAAGCCGTGGTGTTATTGACAGCCGCGATATACTTTACTTTATCAGCTTTATAATTTTATTTATTTATGCTACTAAAACCGTTTTTAGTTCGCGCAAATTTTAATTCTTTTTGAAAAATACTTATGTTTAAAATAAATAAAAGGAAACAATCCTATATTCAATTACTGATAGTTATAGCTATAGCCATTTTAGTAAATGCTATTTTGAGTAACTACTTTTTCAGGATTGACTTAACCAAGGAAAAAAGATTTACACTAGCTCCTGCCAGTAAAAAACTAGCTGCCAAAGTAAATGAAAGTATGCTGGTAAAAGTATATTTAGAGGGCGAGTTTCCGGCAGGTTTTAAAAGACTGAAGCAGGCTACCAAAGAAATGTTGGATGAGTTTAAAGTTTATTCAAACAACAATATTCAGTACGAATTTATTGACCCCTTTAAAGGTGTTACGGAAAAACAAAGCAACGATATATTAGAGGAGTTAAGTGAAATTGGTATACAGGCTACCAGCATACAAGTAAAAAAGGATGATGAGTTTAGCCAGAAAATAATTGTACCGGGAGCGGTATTGTATTACAAGGACAAGAAGTTTCCTATTAACTTATTAAAAGGTCAGTTTGGGCAAGCACCGGAGGCCGTTTTAAATACATCTATAGAGCAATTGGAATACGAAATAGCCAATGCCTTACGCAAAGTAACACAGGTAGCAGTAAAACAAATTGCTTTTATAAAAGGACATGGTGAACTGGATAAATGGAACATTATAGATGGCAAAGCAGAGCTTAAACAATTTTATGAAATAGATGATTTGGATTTAACCATAGTACCTCCGCAAAAACTAAACGAGTATGCAGGTATTATTATTCCAAAACCTACTTTGCCTTTTAGCGATTTTGATAAATTTAAACTGGACCAATATGTAATGCATGGTGGTAAAATTATTTGGCTGGTTGAATCGCAGTTGGCCGATATGGATAGCTTGCATAACTCGCCACAATATTTATCTATAAGCTATAACCAAGGTTTAGAAGATTTATTGTTTAAGTACGGTGTGCGCATAAACAACAATATTATACAGGACATACAGTGCAATACCATACCTGTATTATCGGGTATGCGCAATGGCACACCGGAACAAAAGTTATTACCTTGGATGTTTTACCCCGTAGTTCCACCTACCAGCAATCATCCGATTGTACGTGGGGTTGACCCGATATGGTTTCAGTTTGCAGGCAGTATAGATACTGTGCCAAGTAAAAATATTAAGAAAACGGTATTGTTGGCTTCATCGCAATACTCCAGAGCTGTACCCGCACCTGTTAGAGTTGATATTCAAATAGCTCGCCTTAAACCGGAACCCGAATTGTTTAGAACAGGTGGCAATAAAATAATGGCCGTATTACTGGAAGGTGAATTTAAATCGAATTGGGCACATAGATACGATGCTACCAAAACACCGGAGCTTGATTTTAAAGATAAAATTGACAACAACAAAATGATTGTTATTTCTGATGGCGATGTTTTCCGCAACCAGTACAGCATAAGCAAAGGGCAGGTATTTCCGTTGGGTTATGACCGATATGCCAACCAACAATTTGGCAACAAACGTTTCTTGTTAAACTGCGTTGATTACTTATGTGACGACAGTGGCATTATAGAAGTAAGAAGCAAAGAAGTAACACTACGCTTATTAGATAAGGCTAAGATTAAGAAAGAGAAACTGTTTTGGCAGTTGTTTAATATTGCTTTGCCTATTACTTTAATATTACTTTTTGCTGTTGGCAACCAGTTTTACCGCAAAAGAAAATACACCGTTTAATAAAAAACCGTACAAAACATGAATAAAAAAATATTGATATCAATACTCGTATTAGTGGCTGTTGGCATTGTTTATTATGTAGTAAATAAAAAGCCCTGGGGCATTAACTATAAAGACATAGCTGACTTTGCTATTGAAGACACCAGCAGTATTGATAAAATTTTTATAGTTGACAGAGAAGGGAACAACGTAACATTAACAAAAAAAGAAAATGGTTATTGGTTGGTGAATAATAACAAACGTGCAGACAACAGTAAAATGGAGTTATTGCTATTTACCATGAAAACCATGAAAGTATTGCGCCCGGTGTCGGAAAATGAACACAATACGGCTATAGGTAACTTAGCTACTGAAGGTATAAAAGCAGAGTTTTATTCAAAAAACAATGCGG
Coding sequences within:
- the gldF gene encoding gliding motility-associated ABC transporter permease subunit GldF, whose translation is MLSILKKEIRSFLSSLIAYVVIIVFLIATGLFMWVLPDNNVFDLAYANLDTLFSMAPWLFIFLISAITMRSFSEEKKNGTIELLTTKPISDLQIILAKYFAGVILVLFSLIPSLLYFYTVYQLGAPAGNIDIGATWGSYIGLFFLASCFVSIGLFASVVTDNQIVSFILSMFLCYLFYNMFDLLADFKLLGSWDSLIAGLGINAHYESISRGVIDSRDILYFISFIILFIYATKTVFSSRKF
- the gldG gene encoding gliding motility-associated ABC transporter substrate-binding protein GldG; translation: MFKINKRKQSYIQLLIVIAIAILVNAILSNYFFRIDLTKEKRFTLAPASKKLAAKVNESMLVKVYLEGEFPAGFKRLKQATKEMLDEFKVYSNNNIQYEFIDPFKGVTEKQSNDILEELSEIGIQATSIQVKKDDEFSQKIIVPGAVLYYKDKKFPINLLKGQFGQAPEAVLNTSIEQLEYEIANALRKVTQVAVKQIAFIKGHGELDKWNIIDGKAELKQFYEIDDLDLTIVPPQKLNEYAGIIIPKPTLPFSDFDKFKLDQYVMHGGKIIWLVESQLADMDSLHNSPQYLSISYNQGLEDLLFKYGVRINNNIIQDIQCNTIPVLSGMRNGTPEQKLLPWMFYPVVPPTSNHPIVRGVDPIWFQFAGSIDTVPSKNIKKTVLLASSQYSRAVPAPVRVDIQIARLKPEPELFRTGGNKIMAVLLEGEFKSNWAHRYDATKTPELDFKDKIDNNKMIVISDGDVFRNQYSISKGQVFPLGYDRYANQQFGNKRFLLNCVDYLCDDSGIIEVRSKEVTLRLLDKAKIKKEKLFWQLFNIALPITLILLFAVGNQFYRKRKYTV